In the genome of Magnolia sinica isolate HGM2019 chromosome 2, MsV1, whole genome shotgun sequence, one region contains:
- the LOC131237299 gene encoding uncharacterized protein LOC131237299 — translation MGCFHRFGFLICQYFLQILEPCHSNLAYQPNMLKKKAWSSREKNISEAIIGVGRKGTAAVPRNPLYPSIGGRGAASGNIDQRAKGHLDRMESSGMATMSDETREALPKALLELFHVHKVCR, via the exons ATGGGATGTTTCCACAGGTTTGGATTTTTAATATGCCAATATTTTTTGCAGATTCTGGAGCCATGCCACAGTAATCTTGCTTATCAGCCCAATATGCTGAAG AAGAAAGCATGGTCAAGTCGTGAAAAGAATATCTCAGAGGCTATTATTGGGGTTGGAAGAAAAGGTACGGCAGCAGTGCCAAGGAATCCTCTGTATCCAAGTATTGGTGGTAGGGGTGCTGCTTCTGGTAATATTGATCAGAGAGCAAAAGGACATCTAGACAGAATGGAGAGCTCTGGGATGGCCACTATGTCTGATGAAACTCGAGAAGCTCTTCCTAAGGCACTTCTGGAACTTTTTCATGTTCATAAAGTTTGCAGATGA
- the LOC131237298 gene encoding midasin-like — translation MCSHTNDKFDSNWEIANQYYKSMAMVQQPHQIHLNFHKDLDIEQRFVAYGCAEHLKKLKKHASSLKELDQGSETSVLAHKCMWLQKQLFDSLCSMSKDTSLLLKTVENTHLNTCNSVKAEVNKINFSNNFGACWIIEA, via the exons ATGTGCTCACATACAAATGATAAGTTTGATTCAAATTGGGAAATTGCAAATCAGTACTATAAAAGCATGGCAATGGTGCAGCAGCCACATCAGATTCATCTGAATTTCCACAAAGATTTGGATATAGAACAA CGATTTGTTGCTTATGGCTGTGCTGAGCacctgaagaaattgaagaaacatGCATCTTCATTAAAAGAATTAG ACCAAGGTAGTGAAACAAGTGTTCTGGCACATAAATGTATGTGGCTACAAAAG CAACTATTTGACAGCTTGTGCTCTATGTCGAAGGACACATCTTTGCTGCTGAAGACAGTTGAAAATACTCATTTAAATACTTGCAACAGTGTGAAGGCTGAAGTCAACAAAATTAACTTTTCTAACAATTTTGGAGCCTGTTGGATTATAGAAGCCTGA